GGCGGGCGGAACACGCCGGCCGGACTCCCCACATGATGGTGGAGCATGAGGAACGCCGTGCCGCCCGAGCGCGGCCCCTGGCACAGATCGGTGATGCCTGCGGCGCCGAGCACACCCTTCAGCGCGTCGGACTCGAACCACTCGTCCACCAGATCGGCCACCGACATCGGCAGGATGCGAAGCAGGTCCACCACTGCCTGCTTTCCGAGCCGGCGGACCCGCCAGCCCAGTCCGGCGAGGCGCGCCAGCTCGCCCCGGTCGCGGCTCCTGATGGCGGGTGGGGGAGCGGTGTACAGCGCCTCGAGGACCCGCGCCAGCCGTCCCATCCGCTCGCAGAACTCGGGCCACTTCGCGGCGTCGGCCGGGCTCAAGCGCTTGATCGCTTCGACGGATGTCGCCAGGTCCCGAGACAGCTCCAGCCGGCCACCGTCGGGCAGCGTCGCAGCGATCCACGGGTCGGGGCGCCACACCTGGAGTCCGTGTGATCCCAGAGCGAGATCGCGGGTGACCCGGGGCGGGATCCACCCGACGTCCGGCGATCCGTCCGTCACGCTCCGCCGCTCGAGCACCAGCACCCGGCGTCCGGCCTTCGCCAGCAGCGCGGCCGTCACCAGCCCGTTGAGGCCGGCACCGATCAGGATCGCGTCGTAGGTCACGCGCGGTCCTTCAGGATCTCGAGGGCCGCGAGCCGTCCCGACGCGCCCATGATCCCGCCGCCGGGGTGCGTGCCCGAGCCGCACTGGTAGTACCCGCGCACCGGCGTACGGTACTTCGCCCACGCCGGTGCAGGCCGCAGGAAGAACAACTGTTGCAGGGTCAGCTCTCCCTGGAAGATGTTCCCCTCGGAGAGCCCCGTGACCCGCTCGATGTCGGCCGGGGTGATCACCTGACGGTGCTCGATCGCCGACCGGATGTTGGGCGCGAAGCGGGCCAGTGCGTCGATCACCGCGTCGCCGAATGCCTCCCGGCGCGCGTCGGTCCAGCCGCCGTTCAAGCGATAAGGCGCGTACTGTACGAAGATGGACATCACGTGCTTGCCGGGCGGCGCCATTCCGGGGTCGATCATCGAGGGGATGACGATGTCCAGGTACGGTTGCCGAGAGAACTCGCCGTACTTCGCGTCGTCGTAGGCGCGCTCCACGTACTCGAGGCTCGGGCTGATGGACATCGCGCCGCGCAGGTGCGGCCCGTTGCCCGGCATGCAGGTGAAGCTCGGCAACTCGCCCAGGACGAGGTTCACCTTGCCTGACGAGCCGCGGAACTTGAATCGCGTAATGGCTTCGACCAGCTCGCCGGGCAGCTCCTTCGCTTCGACGAGGTCGAGGAAGGTGCGCCGCGGGTCGAGCCCCGACACAACCACGCGGGCGCGGATCTCCTCGCCGTTCTCGAGGGCGACGCCCACCGCTCGGCCGTTCTTCACCACGACCCGCGCCACCGCGGCGTCGGTACGGATCTCCACGCCGAAGCGCCGGGCCGCGGCCGCGATGGCCTCGCTCACGGAGCCAGTCCCGCCTTTCGGGAAGCCCCAGGCGCGGAAGACGCCGTCGATCTCGCCCATGTAGTGGTGCAGGAGCACGTACGCGGTGCCGGGAGAGCGGGGCCCGAGGAACGTCCCGATGATCCCGCTCGCCGACTTCGTCGCCTTGAGCACGTCGGTCTCGAACCACTCGTCCAGGAAGTCCGCCGAGCTCATCGTCATCAGCTTGTGGAGCGCGTGGAACTTCTCGGCGCCTAACGAGCGGAAGTGCCGGCCCAGGCGCAGCAGGCCGAGCAGATCGCCCGGCGAGAGCGACGTCGGGTCGGGCGGGACCATGCCGAGGATCGGCTTCACGGCCATCGCCATGTGGTGCATCAGCCGGCCGAACTCGTCGTAGGCGTCCGCGTCGCGCGGCGAGTGGCGGTACAGCTCGCGGCGGGTCTGGTCGTGGTCGCCCCACATCGCGAGGTGATCGCCGTTCAGCATCGGCGTCACAGTGCTCTCGAGCGGGAGGATATGCAGGCCGTGGCCGGGGAGGTCGAGGTCGCGGATGATCTCCGGCCTGAGCAGGCTCACGACGTAGGAGAACACCGCGAACTTGAACCCGGGGAACACCTCCTCGGTGATCGCCGCGCCGCCCACGCGCTCGCGACGCTCCAGCACCAGCACCCGCTTCCCGGCGCGCGCCAGGTAGGCCGCGTTGACGAGCCCGTTGTGCCCGCCGCCGATGACGATCGCGTCGTAACTCTTCGCCATCCGGTCAGGCCCGCTTTCGTTCAGGATTGAAGAACGGTGTCTTCACCACGCGCGCGGAAGCCTGCTTGCGATGGTGCTCCACGGTCACCTCCATCCGGACCTCGGCGCCGGGCCGGCTGTGGGGCGAGCGCAGGTGGGCGAGCGCGAGGTACTTCTTGAGCAACGGCGACCAGCAGCCGCTGGTGGCGTAGCCGACCTGCTCGCTGCCCACGTACACCGGCACGCTGGTCCGCCACGCGACGGTGGGGAGCCTCGGCGGCAGCCCCACCTCGGCGTAGAGCCGCTCCAGCGAGTCCCAGTCCACCTCGAGCCCCACGAACTGCCAATCCGGGCCGCGCCGTGCTTCGGCCGCGAGGGCGCCCCGGCCCACGAAGCGCTCCTTCTCCAGGCTCACCGTCCAGCCAAGGTTCAACTCGAACGGCGAGGACTTCTGGCTTTCGATCAACGCGTGGCGCGCGGAGAAGTAGTCCACCTCGATCAACATCAGTCCCGCCTCGATCCGCGCGATGTCGAGCGCCAGGATGCCCGCCGGCGTGATCCCGTAGGGTGTTCCGGCTGCGATCAGCGCGTCCCAGAGCGCGAGGGCGTTAGGCGCGTCCACCCAGATCTCGTAGCCGAGGTCGCCGGTGTAGCCGGTGCGCGAGATCGTGACTTGGATGCCGCGCACGGTGGCCGGCGTCAGCCGGAAATACCGGAGTCCGCTGAGATCCGTGTCCGTGAGCTGCTGGAGGATCGTCCGCGAGGAGGGCCCTTGGAGCGCCAGCGCCGCGGTCGTCTCGGAGACGTCCTCGATGGTGACGCTCATGCCAACGGAGTTCTCGTGCAGCCACCGCAGGTTGGGATCAGCGGAGGTCATCCGGAAGGTCTGTTCGTCCAGACGCGAGATCGTGCCGTCGTCGATCACCTTGCCGGCGGCGTCGCACCAGGGGGTGTAGAGCACTTGGCCCACCTTGGACTTGGCGACGTGGCGTGTCACGATGCGGTCCAGGAGGCGGGCGGCGTCCTGGCCCCGCACCAGGTACTTGAAGAGCGGCGAGACGTCGAGCAGCGCCGCGGAACTGCGGATGGCGTGGTACTCGCGGTCGTGGAGCAGCTCGTAGGAGCTCGCCACCGTGTAGCCGGCCCAGCGCCGCCAGGCCTGGCTCACGCATAGGGCCGAGGTGCGCGGGTGGAACGGCGTGGTCTTCAGCATCGTGGCGGCACCAACACTACGACACCGAGGCGCATATTGGAAGCGCGACAGCGCTACCTATTGGCCCGCGAGAAATCCCGACGGTCTCGCCCGCAGAAACCCTCGGTCGGCTATATGTGGTGATAGACACGATCCAGCACAGCATCCCGAGCCCGTCGCGCTCCGCGCCCGCGCCGCGACGACGGTGGATGTGGCTGGACGATCGGGGCGGCTGACGGGGCAGCTGGACCATCGCCGCTCAGGCAGCGCCGCCCCGCGCCGCGGCCAGCAGCCGCCGCGTGTACGGGTGCTGGGGATGATCGAGCACTCGCTCGGTGTCTCCCTCCTCCACGATCTTCCCCTGGTACATCACCGCGACCCGGTCCGCGATCCGCTCCACCACGGCGAGATCGTGGGTGATGAACAGCATCGCAATGCCGACCCGGCGCTGGAGCTCGAGCAGCACGTTGAGGATCTGCGCCTGCACCGACACATCCAGCGCCGACACCGGCTCGTCGGCCACCAGGAAATCGGGCTCCAGCGCCATCGCCCGCGCGATCGCCACCCGCTGCCGCTGGCCCCCGCTCATCTCGTGCGGATAGCGGTACATGAAGTACGGTTCGAGTCCCACCAGGCCCAGAAGCTCGAGCACCCGCTTCTCGATCTCGCCCTCGGGCACGATGTGATGCAACCGGAGCGGCTCGGCGATGAGCGACTGGATCTGCATCCGAGGGCTCAGCGACCGATACGGATCCTGAAACACGATCTGGAATCGCCGGCGCATCGTCCTGAGCTCGCGCCCGCGCAGCGCCAGGAGATCGATTCCATCGAATCGAACCGCGCCCGCCGTGGGTTCCACGAGGCGCAACACCGCGCGACCCAACGTGGTCTTGCCGCTCCCCGACTCCCCGACCAGCCCGAAGATCTCGCCACGCCGCACCTCGAGATCCACGCCGTCCACCGCGCGCACCCACTCCCTCCGTCCGAACCAGCGACCACCAAACGGGAAATGGATCCGCAGCCCGCGGACCTCGAGCAGCGCGTCAGGTCGTTGTGCCATCATGGACCTTGTAACAGGCGCACAGCCGCCCAGCAACGGGGTCGAGCGGCGGGAATGCCGCCGTACACGAGGCGTCGCCTAACGGGCAACGCGGATGAAATGAGCAGCCCGGGGGCAAGTCCAGCAGATCGGGCACCACGCCTGGGATTCCGACCAGAGGGGTCTTCCGGCCCGCCCCGAGCCGCGGCACCGAGCGCAGGAGCCCCTGCGTGTAGGGATGCTTGGGCTCGCGAAACACCCGCTCGGCGTCCCCCACTTCGACGAGCTTCCCGGCGTACATCACCATCACCCGCCGCGCCAGCTCCTCCACGACGCCGATGTCGTGCGTGATGATGAGCAGCGACATGCCGAAATCCCGCTGCAGGCGCGCCAGGAGATCCAGGATCTCCCGCTGAATCGTCACGTCGAGCGCGGTGGTGGGCTCGTCGGCGATCAGCAGCCGCGGCCGCGCGCTGACGGCGATGGCGATCGTCGCGCGCTGCCGCATGCCGCCGGAGAGCTCGTGCGGATAGGCTTTGGCCCGCTTTTCGGGCTCCGGGATCTCCATCTCGCCGAGCAGGCGCACGGCCTCGGCGTCTGCCTCGCGCCGCGTCAGGCCCCGGTGCAGCTGCACCACGTCGGCGATCTGGCGGCCGACGGTGTGCACGGGGTTGAGCGCCGCGCCCGGCTCCTGGAAGACGATGCCGATCCCCGCGCCGCGCACGCGCCGGAGCTCGGCCGGGCTCGCCCGCGCGACATCCACGCCGTCGAACCGCACGCTGCCGCCCACCACCCGCCCCGGCGAGGGGACGACGCCGAGCAGCGACAGCGCGACGATCGTCTTGCCGCACCCCGACTCTCCCACCAGCGCGACTGTCTCGCCCGCGTCCACGTCGAACGAGAGGCCGTCCACCGCCTTGAGCACTCCTTCGTCGAGGAAGAAGTACGCCGCGAGGTCCCGCACCTCGAGCAGCATGCTTACACGTACCGGCGCATCAGCGCCTTGGGATCAAGCGCGTCGCGCAACCCGTCGGCCAGCAGCGAGAACGCGATGAGGATCGTCGCGAGGAGCGCACCCGGGAAGAACGCCACCCACCACGCGACGAGCAGCGCGTCCTGTCCCGCGCTCACCATGTTGCCCCACGACGGCGTGGGCGGGCGGATCCCTAGGCCGAGGAAGGAGAGCCCCGCCTCGGCGCCGATCATCCCCGCGACCGAGAAGGCGGCGCTCACCAGCACCGGCGAGAGCGCACTCGGGATCAGGTGCCGCAGGATGATCAACCGCGCCGGCAGCCCGATACCGCGGGCCGACTCGATGAACTCCTGCTCCCTGAGCGACAGGAACTCGCCCCGGATGAACCGGGCCGTTCCGGGCCAGGCGGTGAGCCCCAGAATCAGGACCAGCACCAGGATGTTCGCCTCGAAAACGCCCACGAGCATGAGCATCAGGTAAAAGGTGGGGAACGCGATGATCACGTCCACCCCCCGCATCATCACGTTGTCCACCCAGCCGCCCGCGTAGCCCGCGATGGCGCCATAGGTGGTCCCGATCAGCTTGGCCACGAGCATCGCGAGGAGCCCGATCGAGAGCGAGACCCGGGCCCCGTAGATGGCGCGGCTCAACAGGTCGCGGCCGAATTCGTCGGTGCCCATGAGATGCGCCCAGGACGGCGCGAGGTACCGCGTCTCCATCACGTGCTCGATGGTCGCGGGGTCGTGGGGGGCGAGCAGCGGCGCCAGGATGGCGACGAGATAGAGGAAGAGAATCACGTACCCGGATGCCACGGCCAGCGAATTTGCCCGGAACCGCCGCATGGCGATGCGCATCGGGCTCTTCCCTTGGTGCCCCCGCGCGGGCTGCCGCGCGAGGCGCCGCACGTCCCACACCGAGAACCCCACCGCGCCGACGAGCGAGGCCACGAGAAACAGCGCGGCGACCCACTGGTCTACCGCCGTGGTCGTGAACGCGTGTGCGAACCGCCCCCACCGCCACCCGAGCACGCCGAGCACGATCAGCGTGTACGCGAGCAGGTGGACGCCGCGCTGCCGCATCCCCAGCACGAGGTGGCCCACGCCGGGCACCAGCGCCCAGCGCTCGGCGGCGGGCGCTCTATCGGGCACGCGGCTTCCCCTCCAGTGACACGCGCGGATCCACGACCGTGAGCGCCACGTCCGCGAGCAGGTTGCCGAGCACCGTGAGCGTCGCGGCAATCAACGTCGTGGCCATTATGAGCGGATAGTCCCGGCCGCCCACGGCCTCCACGGTGAGCCGTCCCATCCCCGGCCAGGCGAAGATCGTCTCGATGATGGTGGCGCCGCCCAGAAGGAACGGCAGCGAGAGGCCGTAGATCGTGACGATGGGGATCAGGGCGTTCCGGACGGCGTGCTTGACGATCACGGTGCGCTCGGGGAAGCCGCGGGCGCGGGCGGCGACCACGTACTCCTCGTTGAGGACTTCGAGCAGCCGGTTCCTCATGTAGCGCGCCGTCCCCGCCGCCGAGGCGACGCCCATCACGAACACCGGGAGGACGAGGTGCCACAGCCGGTCGAGCGCCTTTCCGCCCAACGACAGGAAGTCGTAGTCTATGGAGCGGGTCTGCGACGTGGGGAACCAGTTCAGCTGGACTGAGAACACCAGCACGAGCATCAATGCGAGCCAGAAGCCGGGGATGGCGTAGATGATGAGCGAGCTGAGCGTGACCGTCTTATCGAGCGCCGAGTACTGCTTGACCGCCGAGATGACGCCGAGGGCGATACCGAACAGCGCGTCGAACAGGAGCGCCAGCACGGTGAGCTGGAGCGTATAGGGGATCGCTTCGGCGAGGAGCTTGCTCACCGGGCGGCGGTGCCGGAACGACTCGCCGAAGTCGCCCCGCGCCACATTGGCCACCCACTTCACGTACTGCACGTGGATCGGCTGGTCGAGGCCGTACCGCTTGCGAATCAGCTCGATGACCTCGGGATCCAGCTGCCGCTGGCGCTGCGGCTCGAGGTACATGTCCATCGGGTCGCCGGGCGCGAGCCGGATCATGAAGAAGGTGACGGTGATGATCCCGACGAGGAGCGGGATGGCCTGGAGCAGGCGCTTGAGGATGTAGCGGATCATGGGACCGGTCGGCCGCAAGCCAGATGGTTCCTCATCTCTCCCTCGCCAGCCACAACTCCTCCATGTGTGACACGGGGTCTACCCGCACCTGATTCCTGAGCCCCCGCACCCGGCGGTGGGCTACGGTCGTCTGGACGCCGGGGTAGAGGAACAGGGCCGGCAGCTCCCGCTGGAAGATCGGGACTAGCTCGCGGTAGAGCCGGTCCTGCTCCTCCGGGCTCACCGTGGTCGCCGCCTCCTCCAGGAGCTCGGCCACCCTCGAGTTCCCATAGCCCGTGTAGGAGTCTTTCCCGAAATAGCGGTCGTGCCCGCGCGGATGCTGACCGACGGCGGTCACGACATCTCCGATCGCCGCATCGAAGTCGCCGTTCGCTACCCGCTCGCGGCCAGACTCCAGCTCGATGGTCCGAACGTCCACTCGGCCCGGAGAACTCCCTCCCGGCCCACCCGTGGATCGGCATGTTGAGGAGCACCGCGTCGAACTCTTCCGCCCTCACGCCGCAGCACGGCGCCGAACTCGAGCGGCAGGATGTCCATCTGGACGCCCACGGCGCGCAGCTGCGCCTGGATGATCACCATCCCCAGCGTGCTCCCATGAAAGGCGATAATGGAGGTCGGGTCCGCGACCAGCAAGTCAGGCTGGTGCGGGCTGGCCGCCAGCGGCCGCGCGCAGCCAGGACATCACCGGATCGCGTCGCCCGTGGGTCGTCCGTGGGCCCCGGCCGCCCGCTAGTGCACCGAGCCTGCGTCCACGGATTCCCACGCCGCCGGCAAGAGGTGCTGGACCGTCTCGCCGCTCCGCCAGCGCAGGCCCGGCAACACCCGCTCGAGGGCGCCCACGCACTCGGCGTCGAACTGGATGCCCGCGTTGATTTCCAACTCCAAAATGGCGGCGGACACCGGGAGTGAAGACCGGTAGGAACGATGGCTCGTCATGGCGTCGAACGCGTCCGCCACCGCGATGATCCGAGCCGCGAGCGGGATATCCTCGCCCGCCAGTCCGTCCGGTAGGCCCCGTCCGTCCATGCGCTCATGGTGCGATCGCACGATGTGGAGAACCGTGGGCCGATGGTGGATCAGCGGGGCGAGGATCCGCTCGCCGATCAACGGGTGCTGCATCACGCGCCGGTACTCGTCGGGGGTGAGCGGCCCCTCTTTGTGCAGCAGGTCGTCCGGCACGCCGATCTTCCCCACGTCGTGGAGCTCGCCGCCCAGGCGGATGTCGGCGCGCTCCCCGCGGCAAAGGCCCAGCTCCGCTGCCATGGCGGCGCCCAACGCGCTGACGCGCATCGAGTGGCCCCAGGTGTAGGGATCCTTGGCCTCCAGCGCTTGGCACAGGGCCCGCATGGCGGCGAGGAAGAGCTCCTGCGCGACTTCGCGGGCTCGCGTGGCTCGGTGGCCCGCGCTCGCCGCGCCCGCGCCCATTCGGAGCGTCCCCGAAGCGACGGTCTCGCCGCGGGACCGCGCCCACGACCTGAGCTCCGGCTTCTGGGTTCTCAGCCAGCCCCGTCTCGGCTCGAGCCGCAGCGGTCGCACCGCAGTCATGTCGTAAACCTCCCGGTCTTCACCTGTCGCTTGGACGCTTCGAACCGATTCGGCCGGTTCGAATCGGCCCGTCAACACGTACCAGCAACGACCGGGCCAGCGCGCCCCGGGCACCAAGTGCTTGCCAGGCCGTTGGTTGCGCGAGCTAGCAGCGACGAGTATGCTGGTACACTTCGCGCTCCCCGGTTCAGAACGGCCCGGGCTACCGAGAATCACGTTCCAACTCGTACCGGTGATCGAGGACTGCCGCGAGTACGGGAGCCTTGCATGGAAAAGGTCCGGGTCATCGTCGTCCGCTTGTCCGACGCCTTCGCCGAGCTGTGGGAACAGCTTGCGCGGGACCTCGGCGCCGAGATATGGGAACACCCGCGGACGGATCCCTGCATGAGCCCGCCCGACGTCGCCGCCGTGCTGCTCGCTGCGGGCGGCGCCGAGCAGGAGGCCCGGGATTGGCTCGACCGGCACTCCGCCACGTGCGAGGCGCCCATCTTTGCGGTGGGGGCTGACCCGGGGCGGCGCATCGCGGCCCAGGTCGTGGCACGGGGGGCGCGGGACTACTTCGCCCTCCCGGAGGACGTCGAGATCCTCCGCAACGCGGTGGGGTCGGCCGTCACGCGTCAGCGCGAGACGCTGCGGCGCGCGGCCCGGGCGGCGGCGCCGATGGACGCGGAGGTGTTCGCGGCGATGGTCGGCGAGAGTCCCGCCCTGAAAGGCGTGCTGGCACGCACGACACGCATCCTGGCCCATCCCGACGCGACGGCGCTGATCGTGGGCGAGACGGGCACGGGCAAGGAGCTGCTCGCGCGCGCCATCCACCAGGGTAGCCCGCGGCGTACCAGGCCTTTCGTCGCGGTGAACTGCTCCGCGCTCCCCGAGCATCTCGTCGAGTCCGAGCTGTTCGGGCACGAGCGGGGCGCGTTTACCGACGCGCACGCGGCCAAGCCCGGCCTCTTCGAGGTCGCCGACGGCGGCACGCTGTTCCTCGACGAGATCGGCACCTTCCCCGTGGCGTTGCAGGGCAAGCTGCTCCGCGCCCTCGAGGACAAACAGGTGCGCCGCGTGGGCGGCGTGCGCCCGCACACCGTGGACGTGCGGATCATCGCGGCGAGCAACGAGGATCTCGCGGGCGCGGTGCGGGCCGGGCGCTTCCGGAGCGACCTCTACTACCGCTTGAGCGTGATCGTGCTCGCGCTGCCGCCCCTGCGCGAACGCGGCCGCGATGTGCTGCTCATCGCCGAGGCGCTGCTCAAGGGCCTGGCGAAG
The nucleotide sequence above comes from Gemmatimonadales bacterium. Encoded proteins:
- a CDS encoding NAD(P)-binding protein codes for the protein MTYDAILIGAGLNGLVTAALLAKAGRRVLVLERRSVTDGSPDVGWIPPRVTRDLALGSHGLQVWRPDPWIAATLPDGGRLELSRDLATSVEAIKRLSPADAAKWPEFCERMGRLARVLEALYTAPPPAIRSRDRGELARLAGLGWRVRRLGKQAVVDLLRILPMSVADLVDEWFESDALKGVLGAAGITDLCQGPRSGGTAFLMLHHHVGSPAGVFRPP
- a CDS encoding NAD(P)/FAD-dependent oxidoreductase; this encodes MAKSYDAIVIGGGHNGLVNAAYLARAGKRVLVLERRERVGGAAITEEVFPGFKFAVFSYVVSLLRPEIIRDLDLPGHGLHILPLESTVTPMLNGDHLAMWGDHDQTRRELYRHSPRDADAYDEFGRLMHHMAMAVKPILGMVPPDPTSLSPGDLLGLLRLGRHFRSLGAEKFHALHKLMTMSSADFLDEWFETDVLKATKSASGIIGTFLGPRSPGTAYVLLHHYMGEIDGVFRAWGFPKGGTGSVSEAIAAAARRFGVEIRTDAAVARVVVKNGRAVGVALENGEEIRARVVVSGLDPRRTFLDLVEAKELPGELVEAITRFKFRGSSGKVNLVLGELPSFTCMPGNGPHLRGAMSISPSLEYVERAYDDAKYGEFSRQPYLDIVIPSMIDPGMAPPGKHVMSIFVQYAPYRLNGGWTDARREAFGDAVIDALARFAPNIRSAIEHRQVITPADIERVTGLSEGNIFQGELTLQQLFFLRPAPAWAKYRTPVRGYYQCGSGTHPGGGIMGASGRLAALEILKDRA
- a CDS encoding aminomethyltransferase family protein, translating into MLKTTPFHPRTSALCVSQAWRRWAGYTVASSYELLHDREYHAIRSSAALLDVSPLFKYLVRGQDAARLLDRIVTRHVAKSKVGQVLYTPWCDAAGKVIDDGTISRLDEQTFRMTSADPNLRWLHENSVGMSVTIEDVSETTAALALQGPSSRTILQQLTDTDLSGLRYFRLTPATVRGIQVTISRTGYTGDLGYEIWVDAPNALALWDALIAAGTPYGITPAGILALDIARIEAGLMLIEVDYFSARHALIESQKSSPFELNLGWTVSLEKERFVGRGALAAEARRGPDWQFVGLEVDWDSLERLYAEVGLPPRLPTVAWRTSVPVYVGSEQVGYATSGCWSPLLKKYLALAHLRSPHSRPGAEVRMEVTVEHHRKQASARVVKTPFFNPERKRA
- a CDS encoding ATP-binding cassette domain-containing protein codes for the protein MAQRPDALLEVRGLRIHFPFGGRWFGRREWVRAVDGVDLEVRRGEIFGLVGESGSGKTTLGRAVLRLVEPTAGAVRFDGIDLLALRGRELRTMRRRFQIVFQDPYRSLSPRMQIQSLIAEPLRLHHIVPEGEIEKRVLELLGLVGLEPYFMYRYPHEMSGGQRQRVAIARAMALEPDFLVADEPVSALDVSVQAQILNVLLELQRRVGIAMLFITHDLAVVERIADRVAVMYQGKIVEEGDTERVLDHPQHPYTRRLLAAARGGAA
- a CDS encoding ABC transporter ATP-binding protein — encoded protein: MLLEVRDLAAYFFLDEGVLKAVDGLSFDVDAGETVALVGESGCGKTIVALSLLGVVPSPGRVVGGSVRFDGVDVARASPAELRRVRGAGIGIVFQEPGAALNPVHTVGRQIADVVQLHRGLTRREADAEAVRLLGEMEIPEPEKRAKAYPHELSGGMRQRATIAIAVSARPRLLIADEPTTALDVTIQREILDLLARLQRDFGMSLLIITHDIGVVEELARRVMVMYAGKLVEVGDAERVFREPKHPYTQGLLRSVPRLGAGRKTPLVGIPGVVPDLLDLPPGCSFHPRCPLGDASCTAAFPPLDPVAGRLCACYKVHDGTTT
- a CDS encoding ABC transporter permease, with amino-acid sequence MPDRAPAAERWALVPGVGHLVLGMRQRGVHLLAYTLIVLGVLGWRWGRFAHAFTTTAVDQWVAALFLVASLVGAVGFSVWDVRRLARQPARGHQGKSPMRIAMRRFRANSLAVASGYVILFLYLVAILAPLLAPHDPATIEHVMETRYLAPSWAHLMGTDEFGRDLLSRAIYGARVSLSIGLLAMLVAKLIGTTYGAIAGYAGGWVDNVMMRGVDVIIAFPTFYLMLMLVGVFEANILVLVLILGLTAWPGTARFIRGEFLSLREQEFIESARGIGLPARLIILRHLIPSALSPVLVSAAFSVAGMIGAEAGLSFLGLGIRPPTPSWGNMVSAGQDALLVAWWVAFFPGALLATILIAFSLLADGLRDALDPKALMRRYV
- a CDS encoding ABC transporter permease: MIRYILKRLLQAIPLLVGIITVTFFMIRLAPGDPMDMYLEPQRQRQLDPEVIELIRKRYGLDQPIHVQYVKWVANVARGDFGESFRHRRPVSKLLAEAIPYTLQLTVLALLFDALFGIALGVISAVKQYSALDKTVTLSSLIIYAIPGFWLALMLVLVFSVQLNWFPTSQTRSIDYDFLSLGGKALDRLWHLVLPVFVMGVASAAGTARYMRNRLLEVLNEEYVVAARARGFPERTVIVKHAVRNALIPIVTIYGLSLPFLLGGATIIETIFAWPGMGRLTVEAVGGRDYPLIMATTLIAATLTVLGNLLADVALTVVDPRVSLEGKPRAR
- a CDS encoding HD-GYP domain-containing protein; the protein is MTAVRPLRLEPRRGWLRTQKPELRSWARSRGETVASGTLRMGAGAASAGHRATRAREVAQELFLAAMRALCQALEAKDPYTWGHSMRVSALGAAMAAELGLCRGERADIRLGGELHDVGKIGVPDDLLHKEGPLTPDEYRRVMQHPLIGERILAPLIHHRPTVLHIVRSHHERMDGRGLPDGLAGEDIPLAARIIAVADAFDAMTSHRSYRSSLPVSAAILELEINAGIQFDAECVGALERVLPGLRWRSGETVQHLLPAAWESVDAGSVH
- a CDS encoding sigma-54 dependent transcriptional regulator, with amino-acid sequence MEKVRVIVVRLSDAFAELWEQLARDLGAEIWEHPRTDPCMSPPDVAAVLLAAGGAEQEARDWLDRHSATCEAPIFAVGADPGRRIAAQVVARGARDYFALPEDVEILRNAVGSAVTRQRETLRRAARAAAPMDAEVFAAMVGESPALKGVLARTTRILAHPDATALIVGETGTGKELLARAIHQGSPRRTRPFVAVNCSALPEHLVESELFGHERGAFTDAHAAKPGLFEVADGGTLFLDEIGTFPVALQGKLLRALEDKQVRRVGGVRPHTVDVRIIAASNEDLAGAVRAGRFRSDLYYRLSVIVLALPPLRERGRDVLLIAEALLKGLAKQHGLPEPALRRETCDALLGHHWPGNVRELKNALERGLLLSPPGVLELDELVPEAGPASPAPGGLIPFPAPLEVITRAAVHAMLDSCGGNRSEAARRLRISRRRLRRLLSGETGGT